The sequence ACACAAAAAAAGTGGGTACAACTGATTTATTTCTTCTAAaaggaatctttttttttccctttttgattaTATATGTTAATGTTCTGTTCATACTCTCTTTCTTTCATCCTCAGGGTCAAACGACACCTAAAAAAAGCCACCTAGCCGATAAAACATTCTCTCCTGTGACTGGAACCTGCCATATAAGCCCAATTGACACATCAAAGCAAGTTTCTTCTTCAAAGAAAGGTTCAGTTCAAGATTATATAGGCCTTAGCATGCAGTCGTAAGCTGCTGACTGTGGGCACTGTGTATGTGGAGTACATGTAATATCTGAGGACAGCAGCCTGTGGCCATTTTGACACGTATACAGTAGTATCAGTGATTTATTATAACTCGGCTGTACATGTTTTTGAAACTTTCACTTGCGCATAAAGACAAAGATCtcatgttaaattgattttgGCAATACGAGTGTTTGATCTTAGAGTTGTGCTCTTTATAATTGGTTTTCAGTAGTTCATAAAGATGTGTAATAGGATGTTTCTGAAAAATGACTAAACTTACACTGGTAGGCACTGTAATGGAAAGTGAACTCTATCTGAACTGAATGCATGCCctgattttatttaacattagtGAACACTTCTGGATTTAGATGTAGTACAACAGCTGGAtagaaaatagataaataaatcgaTACAGATAGGTAACCGTACCTAACATAAAGACAGTGAATGCTAAAAGGAAGCCATGACTTCAGTGCCATTTCCACATCTCTGCTTTTTAGGAAACATGGCACTAAAATAATTGATGCCATTTAGCATTTAGTTTTATCTGCATTTGCATACTGTACAATTAAagggtaaataaaaacaaatgtagcaAAAGTTATGCATATTTAAAGCTATgacaaagaatacaaatattaGTAATGCATTTCTTAGAACTATTTTGGGCCAACTAACTAAACAGTGAGATCAATAAAAGTAAGAGTGATGCACTGATTGTGAAattagttggaataaaaacctgcaaccacagggaTCCTCCAGCAATGAACCTGGGGACCAGTGTATTGCAGTAGTTAACCTTACCCCTCTCTCTGTTGGAATAGGAGTTTCTAGTTTTTGGACAGTTCTTTCATAAAGTATCCAGCTGAGAAAGTTTTAATATCCCAAACACACCTATTTTAgggaaacaaaataatacaactaATTGGAAACTTGCAGATTGTGGAAATATTAACATGTGTTTTGTACTTTTGTCTCCAATTTGTCTTGTTTCCTAAAATCCAGATTGTTCACATAGCAAAGATAGCAATCTTAGCTTCACTTCTTAAGACATATAAAAGCCATTGTGCTTCTATCGTTCtgattgcattttattgttaaaaaaatctaCTTCAAATAGTTTAAGATAGGAAGTGGGATTTAAGCTTCATCCGAGTGGGAAGAAACAtctaaaaaagaattttcaaatGCCGCCTTTACAAAAAAACATGCTGCCAGTGCTCATTAGGCTTCATATACAAACCAAGTTATACTCAAAATGACCAGGTGACAATGCCAAGTTTATGCCCCCCACATTGGCAAACTCTTGTTTGTAgtctttatttttgaaattgtaattTCAGATTTGATTCAGTAACTTTTATATTTCTCAGTTCCTTATattctttttatgtttgtttttttgacatttaaattgacattttaaaatattgtttatttttgcattattttaataattactttaattccatttacagtatatttagagCCAGACTAGTAGAATGGGTCAATTTACAATAAACAAATCCTAAATGGTCTGTATGTCCATCGCTTTTAGCGCTGTAGagttaatttaaaaatctttattataGATTTGTTTCCAGGTTTATGAAGCGATATGATGGAATAAGTACAGAGATTATACCTGAATTACTATTGAgaacaaatgtattttaagattCATTATAGTAAATGTTTGTTAAAGTATGTAATAGCACATTTTAGTGCTTGAAATAATGTAGTAGTTAATGTTTCATTGacataataattaaatatataatttataaagtaatatttaaaagaacaaaaattttaaatgcctgTTTTTTATGATCAAGCTTAATTTCAAACTTTGCCATACATAATCATTGCATTTGAAGTTTTATTTGCGTTATCAGTAAcaagtaaaataaattgaaatcacAGTGATATGGTATGAAAAACAATATAAGGGGGGAGTTGGGGACATCTGATGGCAATGTAAAGAAAGCAGTATGGAAAGTATGGTATTTGGTTTCAGTTTAGTGGCATTTGAACTGATCATGGCACATACCTCAAGGGGCAAACTTGTTTTTGAACCTGCTGATCTGTGCTTTAATGCTGCAGCACTGCCACACCATAGAGGTCACAGTGTTTTGTATTCAGGGTGTCTGGAGTTCTGTAATAGGGTTCAGGCTTGTCAAAAATATCAGTGATGATTGAAAATAACCAAAAATTCTGAATGTTCTTCTGTTTAAAAGCTGGAACTGTTGCCACAAAAGAAAAGGCTTTCCATCCGACTGACAAGGCAAACCCTAATTCCCAAGAAGACAGGTAAGCCCCTCCGTACAGTTGCATCACACAGTATGTGTGCATTCAACAGCACAGTTTGGCAGTTTACCAGTATTGAAAAACACATTTCAggctgaacaaaaataaaatttagtgaAACGTTTTTATGCTGAGGCACTGAATCTTGTCTTTCTTATTGTTAGATGTATTGACTTGttaagaaatgtttatttaaaattattgtgcGTATTTTAGGATATTTTGTCACAACACTTTTGCTTATCCCATAAaccaaagcaaaacaactcctgttttattattcatttattttgatttacattttgcatatgcatttttagtAGTAAAGGGCAACACATTATTTGATCGCTACAGATTTCActtcattcattgcattttaattttgtgtaaaatttaaaatccattccTTGATTTCTCACTCTCTTATGATGCTGTCAGAAATAGAAGTGTAGAGTCACGGGGCAGTGGTAGGCTGCCAAGTTGAAGCTGCTTATTGCCTACGTGCTTGCAAAAGCAACCCAGCTTGAACATAATTCTGAAGGCCATTTGCCTCTCACATTGTCTGTGTTACGCGATTAGTACTACCTATGACTTGTTTGTCATATGTTAGAAATGTGAGAATTGCATAAAACTCTTTCTACTTTCTTATATTAAAAGACTCCAAACTGCTATGGAACAGAAAGATCTATGTGTAGCTCACTGAACCTTCAAAACTAATTATCTGTAAGCATTTTATGGATTCAGGCCTATTTAGGCCTATTTATTAAACATATACTGTGTAATATAGTATGGTTTACACACATTAAAGGCACTGCCAGTGgaatttgttttattgtattcatgATAAAATGGAAGGCTtacttaatattatataaacTCACTATTAACTGCTGAATTGTTCTGTTTCAATATCTTACAgtagttgtttaaataaaatgttcagaatgtCCAGCCACGACAACAGTATACCTTTGTTGGTAATAAATTAGTTGTTTGATATGGTACAAGGTAACAGTGTGCCCTTCATATTGTTGCATGAGTTTATGTTCTTCTATTGAGGAATCACTACTGCTTCGAGTTGTAAAATAAATCGTAAGATTTTTTGGCTGACCTtgttttgaaggttttttttattattattaataatacaatttcaTGCAATGAAAAATAAGTTGAAGTAAAGATCTGCACACCTCAAAGTTAAAATTAGTATATCATTAGATaaaccatatacagtacacttgCTTTTTGCCtttcaatatttaaattgaaatctCCATTTTcaacatgttgttttttttttataggttaCATTCACTGAGAATAAAGGTGGAAAAATCACTGCAAGATTTTGAAAAAGCTAGAGAGCAATTATTAAGTTTACAGGTACTATATTTCTTTTCAACAGTTTGCTTACATTGAAAGAGAGAATGTTTAGCAAGGTTGAAATGTTTCCTTAAagataatttaatatataatttttaaaggtaTCACATGTTAAGAATTTTCATTTAGAGTTTCATCAGTGTTAACAGTCAATATTTAATTACAAGGCCTACAGCGGACAGATTGTAAGTGTATACTTAGGAGTGTTTCATAACATGACACCATAtaataactttattatttttaaatttttaaatgtagcGACTTTACTAAAGTCAGTGTCAGCAAATTTATAAACACATAAGTTTTATGGAGTACACTGACCACGTTTCAAAAATGTCCACTATTTACTTACTATAGAAAACAGCATGATGTAAAAAAGTAACATATTCTAATTAGTGGTATTAAATGATGTAATGTAAGAATTACCTATATCAAATATTTTCTTCTGTAACCATCAGGTGAAAGTGGTACACAGGAATTATGGCTTTGAATGTTCCGTTTATgcttgtgagattttttttttttttttgctgaataacatacttaaatgttttaaatgattcATGATATCAAATTATTACAAGGTAGTTGAGATGAACATAGCATAGGAAATATTAATTATAACTTTTTGAAACCAATGTCATaacaattaatccgttcccatgctTAAACAACATGTTACACTGTTTGTGTGGAAAGGTCATGGGGATTAGCCAGAAGCTACTGCAATGCCTGCAGGATGACAACCGCTAAGGACACTTACTTTTACTTGTATTCTGTTGAGCAGTTTCATcaatctttaaatgtttttaatggttTACTGTACACTATAATTTGTTTCAGGTCAAAGGTGCCATTTGTTGCATTATGTACATCATATACAACAGACACCTAAatctgattttatatatatatgtgtacacgCTTACTGATGCTTACCTGCACATGGTGGCAGATTACAATTGACATTAATCTAACCAGCATGAaattggggatgtgggaggaatatCAGAGTacccaggggaaaaaaaaaacatggagacAGGGAGAACAATCAGTCTCTACACATGCAGCAACTGGGCGCAGTATTTGAACTCGGGACGCTAGATCCAATGTCATTTACACAATATCTGCACCTCTGCTACAATGCAGTAATTAAAGGATACAAACCCCTTCTctccccctctctttctcttttattgtctatctacttatttatttcaGATCTACATTTTTAGTAGAGTTGTGGTACTGCTTTACAGATCCAGCAGCCCCAGTAATTATCTGTGTATGTCTGCATGTACATCAGTCCGTGTGTTTTTTGCACTGTTTTCTTTTCTCCTAAATCCTAAAGACTTGCATGTTAGGTTTTAGGTAACACTCAACTGGCCAttttaacatgtactgtatatgtatgataGTGGATCCAGCGGtagactggtgccccatccaggactGGTTCTAGAATTCCACCCAAATTAAATTAAGAAGGCTTGAGAATGTCATGGTGATATTTTTAACAGCATTTGCTGTCTGTATTTTGTTTACTACTAAATTtatcaaaaaatgtaacaaaggaAGTTATTTTTTGGGAGTTATACATTAAGGCTTGTGTGAAGCTCAGGACAAAATATAAACAGCTAGGTGAAGACAGAAAGGAAAGTAAACCTGTATCTATGACTATTAATGTAagacacattttaataaataagaaggGGACTTTCAGTCCATTAAGCACATTACATAACATAATTGCTAAGCTGACCTATTATGTCATCCAGTTGTTTCTTAAAATATGTTCTGTTTgcgcaaaaacaaaaataaacttaatgtgaTGCCCAACAAGGTCTAAGCCTTGCAGTGTTCCTTTTTCAGACTCTAGAGGGCAGCAGTGAACTGGCGAGAATTTTCAAAGGCAGCTCTGCTGATATCCGACAAGAACTTTCAAGAAACAGGCAGCTAAGTAAGTTGTTATTACGAAAGCTAAAACAGTAGTGTGACTCTTTTCCTCACTCTAAAATTTCACAACaacattattgattttttttttcctttcagtggAGGAACTTGGAAAGAAGGACTTGTATAAAACACATTATCCATCCGTTCAGACAGGTACAATAAGCATTACAGTACTGTTTTAGAAAAACTCTgggatttaaaaagaagaaacaaattgTGGTGTCGTGGTTATTGaagcttaatgttttttttaaatattatgtcaTCAAGTTTAGAAGTACTGATAAAAGCAATCATATTTAAAAGGCAGTTATTCAGTttcagtgttaaaatgttttttccgTTTTGTTGTCTCCCATAAATTAGCTACAGGCACATGtgttatgtatttacttttaaaatatataatgttaaaaacgttATGACACCAAAACAGACACTTTTAATTATGTCTATGTATTGTATTAGTATAATTTAAAGATCTTAAACATTTCTCTCTCCATCTAAAACAAACAGCATACGTATAATGGAAATAATCTAATGCTATTGGTTATTATTTTGCAAACCATAcatttctttgttgtaaatttttAACTGAAGAATTGACTGTGTTTGTGGCCTGATGTGAGCACTACAGCGTTTgtgctaaaatgcattttaatgaacGTATCCACCAAGCTCTAAGGTACCATTTGGCAGACTCGTCGTGAGAGAGACTGCTGCCATCGACCGAGTCTGGATTATTTTACACATTCGATGTCCATATTCAAATTACTTGTGATTCCACCAAACAAAGGAGAATCTTGTCAAATATGAATGGAAGTGTTGTTACTGCTACAGttttgttagcttttttttttttttaataagggcttcataaattgtttaaattagtTATACTGTGCAGCCTTTGAGGTATTTGCTTTTCGGGAAATTACAGATGgaatgtcacatttttaatcACATGCTGTACCGTGAAATTTATCATCTCAACATCATGAGCACCCTTTACTTAAATCAACAAAATACATAACAATTTCCAATCAATGGTGGCATTATTTGAAAACCCTTTTTATTTCTGTACTCTCTTTACTGAACCGGAGAATGCAGCTATTGTGGCCATCAGACTTGTTTTAAGAGTAAACAAATTGTTTTTCAAGGCTGTGAAAACAGACAGTACAGTGTCTGTCAAAGCGTGAAATTTGGACTGTATTAGAAAATCTAAAGCATGTCCTATACACATGGCACATGTTGATAGcgtaaaaagtttgttttaaaattgttgtaTGCAGGAAAACGTTTATTACTCCGGTGAGAACGGCACCATTGTAATGGTTTTCTAAAGCTGCACAGAGCAAACTTTTGGCCAATCACGCACATCCCAAGTGCCCAGATATCTCTCAGGACCTTCATTGCAAAAGTCCTGTGATGCTCATATAATTTAGAGGATAACGATGAGTATGTTAAGACTAACAAACTAATATCCAACCCTAATTGAAAAACACAACTTCCAGCTCTTCAGAATGTTTCTTATGTAGTGATAACAGTAGTTTCTCAGCAGTATCTTTTTTAAATCGTCAAGACTGGGACACTACTAGAAGGTGTACCATTTTCAGCAGGTTACATTAATCACTAGTATTGTCTGTGTTTTAAAAACTGTTCAACTGCACCACTCCTCTCTACATGATCAGCATAGCAAGAAGTGTCAAATCCAACCCTCATTTTGGCTCACATAAGACCACTTTTCTAATctacaattacaatttttttgggatttgcaacaaaaacaaaaaaagtgaataTGGTAAGGATATGCACACAATCAGCGATTAGGCCAGGATTTGAAGCTGGGATGCATGAGACAGCAATGCCACCAGcttccagaaaaaaaaaggcaaacagaaatTATCATGTTGGGATGGTTCAAGAAAATATGAATTCACATCCTCCTGTCAACACCTGCACATGCACTTGCTCTAAAATGTTCTTGTATCCCCTTTCTCCCTGATGAGATAATATGCTACAGAAGACTCTCATACCCCATTAATCCAATACAGGGATACAGGAAGCTGAAGAACATCCTTGGAGCATGGAGATCTCTACCAGAGATGGGGTGCAGTCTTAACACCTGTCCACTTTAGAACTGACAGCTAGCATGAAGTGCCGATTTTTGGTAATGTGGGCAATAAAACGAAATACCTGGAGAACATACagattccacacagacagtgacttgTTTTAAACCCAGGATACTACATCATCGAGTTAGCAGCGCCAACCCCTACAACACCACACTGCCCTGAAATACTACAACAAAAAGTCATACAGACACGCAGTCTTacaacacatttatatacaattgCAAATCCAAGCCCCTGAACCGCACTTGACTTGGCTACACTCCTAATTTATGAACAAGATACACTTCCATTGTTCTGTACTTCAGCtcatgtaggaaaaaaaaatcaaaataaaaccgtCTTGTCATTTATTGTTCAGTTCAGACATGGGTGACATCTGGAAGTGAAGAAGTACAAATGTTTGGCACAGGTTtaggaatttttatttaaatataaggaTAGGATATTACAAAGATACAGACCAGTACTGGAAAATGGTAGATTCTTTATATAAAGATGGTGATAAATATACATGAGTCTGGTAATTTTCCTTGcagatttcaatgttttgttttgaactgGCAGCGACATGCTTTCAGATTCCTTGTACACTAGTCCAGAGTTTGATTTCAAAATCAGAAGTGTTGGTCATCCCAATTACTCTTTTATCTCCTTATATTTTTGGTATACTGTTTATTCCTAAGTCATTGTCACAAAACGTCagtttttctaaatttaaaataattagccTAGCAAACtgcttttgaattttacttttttttttctctttctgtaaaCTGTCCAATAATACTTATCTATTTTAGGCACATATTTCCAAAGAAAAAAtatgctcatttaaaaaaaaaaaacccttgtcaCAATACTTCTAAATCTCAAGCTAAAAATGTGACGTACCTTAGTTGGATTTGAGCTAACATTAGGAGACCTATCACGCTTAAAGCCATTCTTAGCCTTAACAAAAGTTTGGTAAGCACTCTTGAACAGTCACCCTTCTGAGCAATTAGTCTTTTGGTGGATATAAATTACTCGGCTGTCGTGGCCTTACAAATACCCAGATGCTCTGTATGTGCTGATGacaacaaaattgaaaagaaaggcCGTAATAATTCTGAGCAAGTTTCTCTGAAAAAGGTATTGATTATTTGTGTGTGGTGAgagatttggaaaattcaattAAAGGAGTTGTGCAAAGGTTTCATAAATTTTCCACCTACAGCACGTACAGAGACATTGTTATGTGCTAAATCAATGTTACACTTcacaatatattttcttttaagcataaaaataaataacatttaaacagTTCTGCTTACTAcagaaacaaattttattttctcagaAGCATTTAGTCATGTGCTGTTACTGACTCATTCACATTTGCCAGCTGGAACAAATTTTATAGTGCTTGTTCCATAGGAAAATCCTATATAATATGAATTTTTAGATGATAAAATGAGGAGAAAGGGGGCACCTCAGCAATATAAAAATTGATCAGCTAAGAGAGAAGAGCGTATAGTTAGAGATTTGTATGGCAGCTTTAATAgcctatattaaagaaaaattccttaaaacctaataaaaatgaagtggattttttttttttgtaaaggaaaaatagaaaatgtgaTATGCTCTTTATTGGTTGTGCTggtaaacagaaaaaacagtaactttttaaaattctatttaaacatttatccatccatccatcatgctatatcttaaccacagggtcacgggggtctgctggagccaatcccagccaacactgggcacaaggcaggaaataaagcccaggcagggcacacacacacactagggacaatttagaatcaccaatgcacctaacctgcatgtctttggactgtgggaggaaacccacgcagacacggggagaacatgcaaactccacgcagggaggacccgggaagcgaactcaggtctcctaactgcgagacagcagcgctacccactgtgccacctatttaaacatttaacagtATGTAAAATTCAAAGGATCTGTCCTCATTTTTATTATACACCCTTTCTCTACATGGTTTGGTTGCTGATGaacagaaacataagaaattggTTTATAGCCCCTCACATATTGTGGCAACTGTCACAAAAATTAAACTATGTGTCTCTGGTTTGATCTGGAACACTTTACTATaatttagatttaattataattcaTGTCATCCGCAGAAGGATTGCAGCATTTTGAAGAATAGATGTGAAAACACCCTGTGTGCCCAAGTGACTAGATTTCCACGTTAATAAGAAGTTCTATCCTTCCTGTTATtgtgtcatttttcatttctgattCAAAATTGTtttacacaactttttttttgtaatgcacaagcacagtttaaaacactgatttttgtatcaatattatttacaattggATACATTTGCCTTGAGATATTGAAGAATGCATCCTCAAATATTCCCCTTCCTAACAACGCAGCTTCTGAATACGCTGCTTCACAAAATGTGTTTGTATTCCCTGCataaaacttggttgacagtatTTACCCCATTGGAGGTTTGGCTGTTTTAATGTTATACAACATTCATTAAAAGAGTATTTAACTGGTCTGTTTACACATTGACCAAAAAAATGacttaatgttaaagtgaaagcagatatctaaaaagtgatcaaaattaattacaaatattaaacacaaaaataatagaTTGCCGAAGTATTAACATCATTATTGCTGCTGCCAGTTCTTTTACAAAGTCATAGAATTAGTTCAGTGACGGTCACCTGTCTGGACTTTCATTTGATTGTTGTATAAGTGCACTCAAATGCAAAAGGGCCAACTTGCGGTGGGGGAGTCCACATTCGTGGATCAGCCTAAATcagtgaagacaaaagaacagtcCAAGTAACTCTGAGATGTTAATTGAAAAGCACAGTTCAGAGGAGgaagacaagaaaatgtccaagtcactATCCCTTGTAGTCCAGTTTAATCAATCATGAAGAAGCAGACACGAGTATGGCCAACTGTAAGTCTGCCTAAAGCTGGTCATCGGCAAAAACTGAGTGGTCATGCAAGAGGATGACAAGTGTGAGGTGAGACTACCGAGAGAGCTCTgaaactctgaaggagtcacaagcTACCGTGCCTAAAATTTGGGAGACTGCGCAGACAACAGTTACTATTTTGGGGGGGGGTCATTTAAGGGAAAGTGACAAAGAGAAAAAGCGGACGACATCTTGGCTACAGTTTAACGGAAGGCGCATGGAAGACTCTGAAGTCGGAGGACGGTTCTAATAATAGgatttctcacaactcaaagctgTTTAtgtagtgagtggggagccatttcaacaACCACTGCTGAGCGGCATCCTCCTGGATAATGAGACTGCAGCCATTTTATGCCAGTAAGCTCGCCAAGCATTAGCTGTtcggtggtgaagtggtgagagatagccaattaTAGACTGagggtgattagggggccagaatgacaaggCCATGGAGGCCAATGTAGACAAGATGTCAGAATACTCCTTACTGTTTACGAAGGATGCCccgggatctttaatgaccacaaagagtcatgaccgccatttttacagcacaatgtccccGTCATTGCACTGGTACATTGGGATCGACATTCAGACCACAGgctaagtgccccctgctggcctcactaacatcTCTtcagcagcaacctaagctttttCGTAGATGATCTGCCATCCAAGTATTGGCCAGGACCGAACACGCTTatcttcaggtgggtgacctcttctgaagtgccggtggtatggctgctgacctATGGTttgatgagtccaaaattgagctttttgacaATTGGACTAAATGGCACATTACACTGCACGTTATCAGAAACACACCATCTTCAACATGAAGCATGATTATGGTGTTGGTAGCATCAGGCTGTGGAGATGCTTCTATGCAGCAGGCCTTGCAAGACTCGTGAGAGGAAAATGAATGCTGCAAAACACAGGGAAATCCTGGGGGAAAACCTGATGGAGTCTGCGTGAAACCTGCACTTTGTGAGATTTGTTATCTAGCAAGACAACGAGCTCAAGGATAAAGTCAAAGCAACACAGGAATGGcttttaaacaacaaaagaatgtCTTGGAGAGGCCGAGtctgagtccagatctcaatccaatggagAATTTGTGGCTGCACTTGAGAAATGCTGATCACCCAGGATCACCACGACACCTGACAGAGATGAGCAGTGTGGCAAAGGAGAAGAAGCGGGAGAAATGGCAGAGCTGTGAGAAAAAGAAAGACCTGAACACACAGACTCAAggatgtcatggctgccaaaggtgtgtCTACTAAATCAGGACCTGAAGAGGTTGAACAATCATGTAAGCAATTATTCTATCATTTACATTTAGAATTAATTTGGACcactctgttttcactttgacattatggagtctttttctgtaataaaatatgaaaacttccaagagggtaaatgttttatataggcactgtaatttaatttcaaattagaTGGAGCaggaatgaaaatgtgaaaataatttaatttacaatgCAATCTGGGGGTCTCCTAGGGTTTTATGCTTTACTTCACTATTTCAGTGAGACTGTTTTCTTTACAGTACCAGTCAGTATgaagaaaatagcaaaacaatttacacatgaaaattaaaagtaatttgtTAAGCAGGGTGGTCAGAAGTGCACTTCCCAAAGATGGGCACTTTAGATTAATGGAGGTCTCTACTCACAGTCTACAGGCattttattcacttcacctgctcCTCCAAAGACTCAACCAATTCAGCGTATATCACATGCAGATATTGGCAAAATATTGTAGGTGATGTTCAGTCAAATATCAAAATGGCCAAGACAAGGAAACTAAGACGGTTATCTGTGGTACAGCGCTGGCATTTTGCAGAGGAGA comes from Polypterus senegalus isolate Bchr_013 chromosome 14, ASM1683550v1, whole genome shotgun sequence and encodes:
- the si:dkey-148h10.5 gene encoding centromere protein R, with the protein product MNNMGIRPRVRRSLQLGDQDTKKGQTTPKKSHLADKTFSPVTGTCHISPIDTSKQVSSSKKAGTVATKEKAFHPTDKANPNSQEDRLHSLRIKVEKSLQDFEKAREQLLSLQTLEGSSELARIFKGSSADIRQELSRNRQLMEELGKKDLYKTHYPSVQTDLIQTGSSYNFLKSVAK